From Dreissena polymorpha isolate Duluth1 chromosome 15, UMN_Dpol_1.0, whole genome shotgun sequence, a single genomic window includes:
- the LOC127861101 gene encoding serine hydrolase RBBP9-like, whose amino-acid sequence MQHIVIIPGNGSGDVTRANWYGWAKRKFDQLPDVTCDLRNMPDPVVARESIWIPFMRDDMRCGEETIIVGHSSGAEAAMRFAEKYPVKGIIVVSACVSDLGDANERASGYYSRPWEWEKIKANTQFRVQFGSTDDPFIPWSEQEQVANGLGSDLHKYDDKGHFMNTAFPQLIDVVKKKLNT is encoded by the exons ATGCAACATATCGTAATAATTCCCGGAAATGGCTCGGGCGACGTAACGCGAGCTAACTGGTACGGCTGGGCAAAACGAAAGTTTGATCAACTTCCGGACGTCACATGCGATCTACGTAACATGCCGGACCCGGTGGTAGCTAGAGAGAGTATATGGATACCGTTCATGCGAGACGACATGCGTTGCGGCGAGGAGACGATAATTGTCGGGCACAGTTCCGGTGCGGAGGCAGCCATGCGCTTCGCCGAGAAATACCCGGTGAAAGGCATCATCGTAGTTTCTGCGTGTGTTAGCG ATCTTGGCGACGCAAACGAAAGAGCCAGCGGCTACTACAGCCGACCTTGGGAATGGGAGAAAATAAAGGCGAACACGCAGTTTAGGGTCCAGTTCGGGTCGACGGATGACCCCTTCATACCATGGAGCGAGCAAGAGCAAGTGGCCAATGGTCTGGGATCGGATCTCCACAAATACGACGACAAGGGTCACTTCATGAATACGGCGTTTCCGCAACTCATTGATGTTGTTAAGAAGAAACTAAACACTTAA